One stretch of Dokdonia sp. Hel_I_53 DNA includes these proteins:
- a CDS encoding TDP-N-acetylfucosamine:lipid II N-acetylfucosaminyltransferase — protein MSDIIHIATDEKFINNANWLFEESFPGKNQFYILVPEKDSVLIHVKEGRNITKISQDTKSLKKLSSTVTTESTLVIHGLFYHSSVFVNFLHSGIRVIWMLFGKEYHENPKFKIQSTLYGNKTKSYFRLNSFSKNISRFVKNYFRDLFYLYTKSTLGPFKEIYKASKKVNFIGILYKEEFDEIAEVLKNKDVNFLKFSYYPIEKMVNNINAKVKGHNILLGNSSNMSGNHIDALDILKSKGIGDRKIICPLSYGDPKCAVLIEKYGVELFNNNFLPLINFMPLHEYNSYLEQCGIVIMNNYRQQAVGNIMTMLWMGAKVFLDKRNTTYNYLKRINVHIFSINSDLNNSDAFNLLTEEQITHNRSILISEIGHEKLQQNLENASDIFI, from the coding sequence TTGAGTGATATTATACATATAGCTACTGATGAGAAATTCATCAACAATGCAAACTGGTTGTTTGAAGAATCTTTTCCAGGTAAGAATCAGTTCTATATTTTAGTTCCTGAAAAAGACAGCGTGTTAATTCATGTGAAAGAGGGGAGAAATATTACTAAAATATCACAAGACACAAAATCACTAAAAAAATTATCTAGTACTGTTACTACTGAGTCTACTTTAGTTATCCATGGCCTTTTCTATCACTCTAGTGTTTTTGTAAATTTTTTGCATAGCGGTATTAGAGTTATATGGATGCTCTTTGGAAAAGAATATCACGAAAATCCTAAATTTAAGATCCAATCAACATTATATGGAAATAAAACTAAAAGTTATTTTCGATTAAATAGTTTTAGTAAAAATATCTCTCGGTTTGTAAAAAACTATTTTAGAGATTTATTTTACTTATACACAAAGTCAACCTTAGGACCATTTAAAGAAATATATAAAGCCTCAAAAAAAGTAAACTTTATTGGGATCCTTTACAAGGAAGAATTTGATGAAATAGCGGAAGTATTAAAAAATAAAGATGTGAATTTTCTCAAATTTTCTTACTACCCAATAGAGAAAATGGTAAATAATATAAATGCTAAAGTAAAAGGGCACAATATATTATTAGGAAATTCTTCAAACATGTCTGGTAACCACATAGATGCTTTAGATATACTTAAATCCAAAGGTATAGGAGATAGGAAAATTATTTGTCCATTAAGTTATGGAGATCCCAAATGTGCTGTCTTAATTGAGAAATATGGAGTTGAATTATTTAACAATAATTTTTTACCATTAATTAATTTTATGCCATTACACGAGTATAATTCTTATTTAGAGCAATGTGGAATTGTAATCATGAATAATTATAGACAGCAAGCAGTGGGTAATATTATGACCATGTTGTGGATGGGGGCAAAGGTCTTCTTAGATAAGAGAAATACAACATACAACTACCTTAAGAGAATAAACGTTCATATCTTCTCTATTAATAGTGATTTGAACAATTCAGACGCTTTTAATTTGTTGACTGAGGAACAAATTACTCATAATAGATCCATTCTAATTTCAGAAATAGGTCATGAAAAATTGCAGCAAAATCTGGAAAATGCATCTGATATTTTTATTTAA
- a CDS encoding MOP flippase family protein → MKRQIFSGAKWSGIGTLSLAVIAILKVSILARLLEKEEFGLMALVTFVMGFMSVFNEMGLSAGILHKSEISEKEYSTLFWFNLLVGFVVYGLLLLVTPLIALFYEENILNFLIPLVGVNLIISSLGQIFRTREQKLLQFRHVALIDIFSAILSLGFAVYLASNGYGIYSLIYSYLLQYTISNICVFILGLIKYGLQFHFKISETIPFVKVGGYQVGSQVINYFNRDLDILIIGKFFPAEALGVYSLAKQLVMRPMQILNPIVIKVASPTLALLQNSREQLQKGYLKLINLVATVNIPVYIILFIFSPFFVQLFYGSGFGEAILLVRILSIFMLIRAISSPVGSLVVATGRTDLEFIWNIATLVITPICIMIGAKFSLLGAAIGMTVSTILLFVPGWRFLVFRMTQVSFKNYLEALFILNVDYIKKFLKK, encoded by the coding sequence TTGAAAAGGCAAATTTTTTCAGGAGCTAAATGGTCAGGTATAGGGACTTTATCTTTAGCAGTAATTGCTATATTGAAGGTTTCCATTTTAGCACGTTTATTAGAAAAAGAGGAATTTGGCCTAATGGCTCTTGTTACTTTTGTAATGGGATTTATGAGTGTATTTAATGAGATGGGGCTATCTGCAGGTATTTTACATAAATCTGAAATCTCAGAGAAAGAGTACAGTACGTTATTCTGGTTTAATCTATTAGTAGGATTTGTTGTATATGGGCTATTACTTTTAGTTACTCCTTTAATAGCTTTATTTTATGAGGAGAATATCTTAAATTTTTTAATCCCACTAGTAGGTGTGAATCTTATAATTTCTAGTCTAGGTCAAATTTTCAGAACACGGGAACAAAAACTTCTTCAATTTCGGCATGTAGCCCTGATTGACATTTTTTCTGCGATTTTATCTTTAGGTTTCGCAGTTTACTTAGCATCCAATGGATATGGAATTTATTCACTTATCTATTCATATCTCTTACAGTATACAATATCAAATATTTGTGTTTTTATTTTAGGTTTGATTAAGTACGGGCTTCAATTTCATTTCAAAATTTCAGAAACCATTCCTTTTGTAAAGGTAGGTGGGTATCAAGTGGGGTCGCAAGTTATTAATTATTTTAACCGTGATTTAGATATTTTAATCATAGGTAAATTTTTTCCTGCAGAGGCACTTGGAGTATATAGTTTGGCAAAGCAGCTAGTGATGCGCCCCATGCAAATTCTAAACCCGATTGTAATTAAGGTTGCTTCTCCAACGCTCGCTTTATTACAAAACTCCCGAGAGCAACTGCAGAAAGGATATTTAAAATTGATTAATCTTGTAGCAACTGTTAATATACCTGTATATATTATATTATTTATATTCTCGCCATTTTTTGTTCAATTGTTTTATGGATCAGGTTTTGGTGAAGCCATATTATTGGTTCGCATTCTATCTATATTTATGTTAATACGTGCGATCTCATCACCTGTAGGAAGTCTTGTAGTCGCTACTGGAAGAACAGATCTTGAATTTATTTGGAATATTGCAACATTGGTAATTACACCAATATGTATTATGATAGGAGCAAAGTTTAGCTTATTAGGAGCAGCTATTGGAATGACAGTATCAACGATATTATTATTTGTGCCAGGGTGGCGTTTTTTGGTTTTTAGAATGACTCAGGTAAGCTTCAAAAATTATTTAGAAGCGCTTTTTATTCTCAATGTTGATTATATAAAGAAATTTTTAAAAAAATGA
- a CDS encoding glycosyltransferase family 4 protein translates to MKKKTKILYIHHGTGIGGAPISLLNLIKNLDKEKFETKIACLTDGKHVQLFKDQGITTEVIGATTHNFCHNETGKKQWYYFPYYLLVAFLWFYVAFIKAPKYLKTQQYDILHLNSHVLTSWAFAGRALGSRIVLHNREAITKGYIGLRYSILKYLIAKNSNHIINISKDNQSRLGIFENSSVVYNFINIPQTYSNTITEHKKRNVLFLGGTAYIKGFGTLADAIPYINKNIEVLIAGGISNLSVTGFMQKIKNLFNNSTVMREKFNKISSSTNVTFLGILTDPYEYINACDVLLTPFTVPHFSRPAIEAFAYGKPVIGTSIEGMDEIIDHNVNGILVENHKPKDLANAINNLCNDPEKIQELGLNGRKKAIEMFSPAVNMMKIVSIYEHVLNS, encoded by the coding sequence ATGAAAAAAAAAACAAAGATATTATATATTCATCATGGTACAGGAATTGGGGGTGCTCCAATAAGCCTTCTCAATTTGATCAAAAACCTAGATAAGGAGAAGTTTGAAACAAAAATAGCTTGTCTGACAGACGGTAAGCATGTTCAATTATTCAAAGACCAAGGAATAACTACGGAAGTTATAGGTGCGACCACACATAATTTTTGCCATAATGAAACAGGTAAAAAGCAATGGTATTACTTCCCGTATTATTTATTAGTAGCATTTTTATGGTTCTACGTCGCTTTTATAAAGGCACCAAAATATCTGAAAACCCAACAATATGACATTCTTCATTTAAACTCTCATGTACTAACCAGTTGGGCTTTTGCTGGTCGCGCACTGGGGAGTAGGATTGTTTTGCATAATAGGGAGGCCATTACGAAGGGGTATATTGGTTTAAGGTATAGCATACTTAAATATTTAATCGCTAAAAATTCTAATCATATTATTAACATAAGCAAGGACAATCAGAGTCGCTTAGGAATTTTTGAAAATTCTAGTGTAGTTTACAATTTTATTAATATCCCACAGACTTATTCTAATACAATAACTGAGCATAAGAAAAGAAATGTTTTATTTCTTGGGGGTACAGCATATATTAAAGGTTTTGGTACTTTAGCAGATGCAATACCTTACATTAATAAGAATATAGAGGTTTTAATAGCTGGAGGAATTTCTAATTTGAGTGTTACGGGGTTTATGCAAAAAATTAAAAATCTTTTTAATAATTCTACAGTAATGCGTGAAAAATTTAATAAAATTTCAAGTAGCACTAACGTAACATTTCTCGGTATATTAACAGATCCATATGAATATATAAACGCCTGTGATGTCTTATTGACTCCATTTACAGTACCACATTTCTCAAGACCAGCAATAGAAGCATTTGCATATGGCAAACCAGTGATTGGAACTTCCATAGAAGGTATGGATGAAATTATTGATCATAATGTTAATGGGATTTTAGTCGAAAATCATAAACCTAAAGACCTAGCTAATGCTATAAATAATTTATGCAATGATCCTGAGAAGATTCAAGAATTGGGTTTGAATGGGAGAAAAAAAGCAATTGAAATGTTTAGTCCAGCTGTAAATATGATGAAAATCGTTTCCATATACGAACACGTCCTAAATTCATAA
- a CDS encoding EpsG family protein, translating to MVIYYVYIIYCLILTFLSKVRDSGIGDKKLTFLLGGGLLLLMGLRHRSVGNDVIRYLERYKDVERYFTLETKTESGYMIFQKILSLMNISPQGFIFTVSLIILILFSWFFYKYSKNIGMSFFLHFTVGLFAFTMTGIRQSIAIGLTLIAIHLALQKKLIWYILIILLATLFHQSAIVFAPVYIIFQIRKYNFKIIFLIFLAILVIGVFNEIIFNQIFSLSANKYNTQYLDTADESRTSFIFIVFSFSLPAIIMFLWFLDNIRIRELSKIDISFFIMSLIGCVFILLSSQLSLLSRLSYYFMIGIIVLIPNTIKNLKNRPVANISSFFLTLISIAYFIIANVDGISKIDSYLFFWE from the coding sequence ATGGTCATCTATTACGTTTATATTATCTATTGTCTAATTTTAACCTTTTTATCAAAAGTTAGAGACTCAGGCATAGGGGATAAAAAATTAACTTTTTTATTGGGTGGAGGATTATTATTATTGATGGGGCTTCGCCATAGATCCGTGGGAAACGACGTTATTCGATACCTAGAAAGATATAAAGATGTGGAAAGATATTTCACTTTAGAAACTAAGACGGAATCTGGTTATATGATTTTCCAAAAGATTCTAAGCTTAATGAATATTTCACCTCAAGGTTTTATTTTTACAGTGAGTCTAATTATTTTAATTCTATTTTCTTGGTTTTTTTACAAATATTCCAAAAACATAGGGATGTCCTTTTTTCTTCATTTTACTGTTGGCTTATTTGCTTTCACAATGACAGGAATTCGACAGAGTATAGCGATAGGTCTAACTCTTATAGCAATACATTTAGCACTACAAAAAAAACTAATTTGGTATATCTTAATTATACTTTTAGCAACACTCTTTCATCAATCTGCAATAGTTTTTGCTCCAGTATATATTATTTTTCAAATCAGAAAATATAACTTTAAAATCATATTTTTGATTTTTTTAGCCATTTTAGTAATAGGAGTATTTAATGAAATTATTTTTAATCAAATATTTTCGCTAAGCGCAAATAAGTACAATACTCAATACCTAGATACTGCAGATGAAAGTAGGACGAGTTTTATATTTATAGTTTTCTCTTTTTCACTTCCTGCTATAATAATGTTTTTATGGTTTTTAGATAACATAAGAATTAGAGAGTTGTCTAAAATAGATATTTCTTTTTTTATAATGAGTTTAATAGGTTGTGTTTTTATACTCTTGTCCAGTCAATTGTCTTTGTTAAGCAGGTTATCTTATTATTTTATGATAGGAATTATTGTACTTATTCCTAATACCATTAAAAATTTGAAGAACCGGCCGGTTGCAAATATTAGTAGTTTTTTTTTAACTCTAATTTCAATTGCTTATTTTATTATAGCTAACGTTGATGGAATTTCAAAAATAGACTCATATTTATTCTTTTGGGAATAA
- a CDS encoding polysaccharide biosynthesis protein — protein sequence MKIKNKTLLITGGTGSFGNAVLQRFLNTDHFSEIRIFSRDEKKQDDMRTTIKNSKLKFYIGDVRNYDSIERATRGVDYIFHAAALKQVPSCEFFPLEATRTNVFGTQNVIDAAAFNKVKKVICLSTDKAAYPINAMGISKALMEKVAVAASRNNPDTTVCLTRYGNVMASRGSVIPLFLKQIQEGNPITITDPSMTRFLMSLEEAVELVLFAFEHGNAGDLFVNKAPAGKIGDLAQALKELCQADNEINIIGTRHGEKLYETLCTREEMLKAEDMGEFYRIPADNRDLNYAQYFSEGEEAASDIEDYNSHNTKQENVEGMKRLLSNLPLIKKQVFNEDVSQYLN from the coding sequence ATGAAAATTAAAAATAAAACCTTGTTGATTACTGGTGGAACAGGGTCTTTTGGTAACGCTGTGTTACAACGCTTTCTAAATACTGATCATTTCAGTGAGATTAGAATTTTCTCTCGGGACGAAAAGAAACAAGACGATATGCGTACAACTATCAAAAATAGCAAGCTAAAATTTTATATAGGGGACGTACGAAACTATGATAGTATTGAAAGAGCTACACGAGGAGTGGATTATATTTTTCATGCAGCAGCTTTAAAACAAGTACCATCATGCGAGTTTTTTCCATTAGAGGCAACTAGGACTAACGTATTTGGGACACAGAATGTAATCGATGCAGCAGCATTTAATAAAGTAAAAAAAGTAATTTGCTTAAGCACAGATAAAGCCGCTTACCCTATAAATGCTATGGGAATTTCTAAAGCACTTATGGAAAAAGTCGCCGTAGCTGCATCGCGTAATAATCCCGATACTACTGTATGTCTAACACGGTATGGCAATGTAATGGCTTCTAGAGGTTCTGTTATTCCATTATTTCTTAAACAAATTCAAGAAGGAAACCCAATCACTATTACAGATCCTAGTATGACACGTTTTCTTATGTCTCTAGAAGAGGCTGTAGAGCTTGTTCTTTTTGCTTTTGAGCACGGAAATGCTGGTGATTTATTTGTGAATAAAGCACCAGCAGGAAAGATAGGCGATCTTGCTCAAGCCTTAAAGGAACTATGTCAAGCAGATAATGAAATAAATATTATTGGCACCAGACATGGAGAAAAATTATATGAAACCCTTTGTACCAGAGAAGAGATGCTAAAGGCAGAAGATATGGGAGAGTTTTACCGTATTCCTGCAGACAATAGAGATTTAAATTATGCACAATATTTTTCGGAGGGTGAAGAAGCTGCATCTGACATAGAAGATTACAATTCTCATAACACAAAGCAGGAAAATGTCGAAGGAATGAAACGTTTACTTTCTAACTTGCCACTTATTAAAAAGCAAGTATTTAATGAAGATGTTTCTCAATATTTGAATTAA
- a CDS encoding WxcM-like domain-containing protein, translating to MKEFPHIIKGGSFRDSRGELVYNNDFDASKIKRMYSITNSKENPVRGWQGHQIQKRWFTTSVGRAKIDVIKVNNWKVPNPSAYIESFLIFAKSGDILFVPEGYITRISSITEDATILVFSDYLMGEIDDEYKYDLNYFNN from the coding sequence ATGAAAGAATTTCCTCATATTATAAAAGGAGGGTCATTCAGAGACTCTCGAGGAGAATTAGTTTATAATAATGACTTTGATGCATCGAAAATCAAAAGAATGTACTCAATAACTAATAGTAAAGAAAATCCAGTTCGTGGATGGCAAGGTCATCAAATTCAGAAGAGGTGGTTTACTACTTCAGTTGGACGAGCAAAAATTGATGTTATTAAAGTCAACAATTGGAAAGTCCCCAATCCTAGCGCATATATTGAGAGTTTTCTTATTTTCGCGAAAAGCGGAGATATACTATTTGTACCAGAAGGATATATTACGAGAATTAGTTCTATCACAGAAGATGCAACAATTCTTGTATTCTCAGATTATTTAATGGGAGAAATAGATGACGAATACAAATATGATCTCAATTATTTTAATAATTAA
- a CDS encoding NAD-dependent epimerase/dehydratase family protein: MKFIGITGETGFVGKHLKMLINTKPENFTLVPFNRTFFEDGSKMDEFVSRCDAIVHLAGMNRHDNPQVIYDTNITLTENLISSLERTNSKAHVLFSSSSQEDRENLYGSSKKKARELLKSWAEQVGAVFTGMIVPNVFGPFGKPYYNSVVATFAHQISSGEEPTIQVDGELKLIYVLELVQEVLDKINDSVHEPEYVISHTAVAKVSEVLNYFQSFKTTYQDLGVIPVITNTFELHLFNTYRCYMDIKSHFPVKFTQHTDPRGSFVEIIRLGIGGQVSFSTTMPGITRGNHYHTRKIERFAVIKGKALIQLRKIGTDEVLDFYLDGDEPAFVDMPIWYTHNIKNIGNDVLYTNFWINEPYDAADADTYYEEV, from the coding sequence ATGAAATTTATAGGAATAACAGGAGAAACTGGTTTTGTAGGTAAACATCTTAAAATGTTGATTAATACCAAACCTGAAAATTTTACATTAGTTCCCTTTAACCGTACTTTTTTTGAAGATGGTTCTAAGATGGATGAATTTGTAAGCAGATGTGATGCAATTGTGCATCTTGCTGGTATGAATAGGCACGATAATCCTCAAGTTATATATGACACCAATATTACACTTACAGAAAACCTTATATCCTCTTTAGAGAGAACCAACTCTAAAGCCCACGTACTTTTTTCTTCGTCATCTCAAGAAGATAGAGAAAATCTTTATGGATCTTCAAAAAAGAAAGCAAGAGAATTACTCAAAAGCTGGGCTGAACAAGTTGGAGCTGTATTTACAGGAATGATTGTTCCTAATGTTTTTGGCCCTTTTGGTAAACCTTATTACAACTCGGTTGTGGCAACATTTGCACACCAGATTTCAAGTGGAGAGGAGCCTACTATTCAAGTTGATGGTGAGCTTAAGCTTATCTATGTTTTAGAGCTTGTTCAAGAAGTTTTAGATAAAATTAATGATAGTGTACACGAACCTGAGTATGTAATTTCTCATACCGCTGTCGCGAAAGTTTCAGAAGTTTTAAATTACTTTCAAAGCTTTAAGACCACATATCAGGATCTTGGAGTGATTCCAGTTATAACCAACACTTTTGAATTACATCTATTTAATACTTATCGATGTTATATGGATATAAAATCACACTTTCCTGTAAAATTTACGCAACATACCGATCCAAGAGGTAGTTTTGTTGAAATAATTAGATTAGGAATAGGAGGGCAAGTCTCATTTTCGACTACTATGCCTGGTATAACAAGAGGAAATCATTATCATACTAGAAAGATAGAGCGTTTTGCAGTTATTAAAGGAAAAGCTTTAATACAATTAAGAAAAATAGGTACTGATGAGGTATTAGATTTTTATCTCGATGGTGATGAGCCAGCGTTTGTAGATATGCCTATATGGTACACTCATAATATAAAAAATATAGGTAATGACGTTTTGTATACTAATTTTTGGATTAACGAACCTTATGATGCAGCTGATGCAGATACCTATTATGAAGAAGTTTAA
- the wecB gene encoding non-hydrolyzing UDP-N-acetylglucosamine 2-epimerase — protein MKRLKVMTVVGTRPEIIRLSRVLDALDASEAIEHILVHTGQNYDYELNQIFFDDLAIRKPDYFLEAAGKSATETIGNILIKIDPLLEEINPDAFLVLGDTNSCLCAIPAKKRHIPIFHMEAGNRCFDQRVPEETNRKIVDHTADVNLTYSDIAREYLLKEGLPADRIIKTGSPMFEVLNHYLPKIKGSDVLSRLNLKKENYFVVSAHREENISSELNFKNLMHGLNDIADTYNKPIIVSTHPRTRNMINKKNIEMHNHVQFLKPLGFHDYNALQMYSYAVLSDSGTISEESSILNFPALNIRQAHERPEAMEEASVMMVGLSPERILQGLLQLKRQERGASRNFRTVVDYSMPNVSEKVVRIILSYTDYIKRTVWSESI, from the coding sequence ATGAAGAGATTAAAAGTAATGACCGTCGTAGGTACGCGTCCAGAGATTATACGTTTATCAAGGGTACTAGATGCACTTGATGCCTCTGAAGCCATTGAGCATATTTTAGTTCATACTGGTCAAAATTATGATTATGAACTTAATCAGATATTTTTTGATGACCTTGCTATAAGAAAACCAGATTACTTTCTTGAGGCCGCAGGTAAATCTGCTACTGAAACAATAGGGAATATTCTTATAAAAATAGATCCTCTTCTAGAAGAAATTAATCCAGATGCATTCTTAGTTTTAGGAGATACCAATAGCTGTTTATGCGCTATTCCTGCAAAAAAGCGCCACATACCTATATTTCATATGGAGGCAGGAAATCGTTGCTTTGATCAACGTGTACCAGAAGAGACAAATAGGAAAATAGTTGATCACACAGCAGATGTTAACTTGACCTATAGCGATATTGCTAGAGAATACTTACTAAAAGAAGGATTACCAGCAGATAGAATTATAAAAACGGGGAGTCCTATGTTTGAAGTTCTTAATCACTACTTACCTAAGATTAAAGGAAGTGATGTTCTATCTCGGTTAAACCTTAAAAAAGAGAATTATTTTGTTGTTTCTGCTCACCGTGAGGAAAATATAAGTAGTGAGCTCAATTTCAAAAATCTTATGCATGGGTTAAACGATATCGCCGATACCTATAATAAACCTATCATTGTAAGTACCCATCCACGTACTCGAAATATGATCAATAAGAAAAACATTGAGATGCACAATCATGTACAGTTTTTAAAGCCTCTAGGTTTTCACGATTATAATGCACTGCAAATGTATAGTTATGCTGTGTTATCAGATAGTGGTACAATTTCTGAAGAATCCTCTATACTCAACTTTCCTGCTCTTAATATAAGACAGGCACACGAACGTCCCGAAGCTATGGAGGAAGCCTCTGTAATGATGGTAGGCTTATCACCAGAAAGAATTTTACAAGGTCTTTTACAACTCAAGAGACAAGAAAGAGGTGCTAGTCGTAATTTTAGAACTGTTGTAGATTATAGTATGCCTAACGTAAGCGAGAAAGTTGTGCGTATCATACTGAGTTATACGGATTATATAAAACGCACTGTTTGGAGTGAATCAATATAA
- a CDS encoding glycosyltransferase — MDKGTIIYIGGFELPDRNAAAQRVIGNAKLFNSLGYDVKFIGLTKIDSEVAKKLRFYNFDSYSQKYPENPLSWLRYITAVKYYKKIINSSTNVKAVVGYNLPSISFLMINQFCKRRDIEVYSDCTEWYVTTKERNIFKKIIKSFDVKLRMKSVHKSINGIITISTFLTNYYKNVKGLKITQLPPLVDLEDEKWKQRDLYAEKNSEVVKFVYAGSPALSKKVNGKDRIDLIVNSFYRLSKRINSFELKIIGISKNDYLAIYPESADILSELESKIKFLGRVPHNDALTYLKNADFSIFLRDKSLITEAGFPTKFVESISCGIPVLTNPSSNLSDYLKEGENGYWLDTNNIDNITKQIENVLGMPKDSIALMKSKTLQSRLFHYENFQYNMNKFLIRK; from the coding sequence ATGGATAAAGGAACTATAATATATATAGGAGGGTTTGAATTACCTGACAGAAATGCCGCAGCTCAAAGGGTAATTGGGAATGCAAAATTATTTAATTCATTAGGTTATGATGTAAAATTCATCGGGTTAACAAAGATTGACTCTGAAGTTGCTAAAAAGTTGAGATTTTATAATTTTGACAGTTACTCTCAAAAATATCCAGAAAACCCGCTATCTTGGTTAAGGTATATAACAGCAGTAAAATATTACAAGAAGATTATTAATTCTTCAACGAATGTTAAAGCAGTTGTTGGGTATAATTTACCTTCTATTTCTTTCTTAATGATTAATCAATTTTGCAAAAGAAGAGATATAGAAGTTTATTCTGATTGTACAGAATGGTATGTCACAACTAAAGAAAGAAATATATTTAAAAAAATTATAAAAAGTTTTGATGTCAAATTAAGAATGAAGTCTGTCCATAAAAGTATTAACGGAATCATAACAATAAGTACATTTTTAACAAATTATTATAAAAATGTGAAAGGGTTGAAAATTACTCAATTACCACCTTTAGTAGATTTGGAAGATGAGAAATGGAAACAAAGGGACCTATATGCTGAAAAAAATAGTGAAGTAGTAAAATTTGTGTATGCTGGTTCGCCTGCTTTATCTAAAAAAGTCAATGGTAAAGACAGAATAGATCTCATAGTGAATTCTTTTTACAGGCTAAGTAAAAGAATCAATTCTTTTGAATTAAAAATAATTGGTATCTCTAAAAATGATTACTTAGCTATTTACCCAGAATCTGCAGATATTCTCTCAGAATTAGAAAGTAAAATAAAATTTCTTGGTAGAGTTCCGCATAATGATGCACTAACATACCTTAAAAATGCTGATTTTTCGATCTTTTTAAGAGATAAAAGTTTAATAACCGAAGCTGGGTTTCCTACTAAATTTGTCGAGTCTATTAGCTGTGGAATTCCTGTTTTAACAAATCCAAGCAGTAATTTATCTGATTATTTAAAGGAGGGTGAAAATGGTTATTGGTTAGATACAAACAACATCGATAATATCACGAAACAAATTGAAAATGTTCTTGGAATGCCGAAAGATTCTATAGCTCTTATGAAAAGTAAGACATTACAGTCCAGACTTTTTCATTATGAAAATTTTCAATACAATATGAACAAATTTTTAATTAGAAAGTGA
- a CDS encoding polysaccharide deacetylase family protein, whose amino-acid sequence MHNSNGTFVISLDYELMWGVRDKRSVETYGDAILGGRNAIVNMVELFRKYNVRASFATVGFLFHKDKDEFFKSSLHNKPDYSNKKLSPFQSMEEELGEDECDDPYHYGWSLTQFLLKQPHIEVSTHTYSHYYCLEEGQDILSFENDIKTALETAKKYNLNIETIIFPRNQIQKEYLDLCYNLGLLAYRGTEKSIIYKSNPDNKQHIIKRGFRLLDAYFNISGHNTYTIDDQYNDKILNIRSSSFLRPYSKRLSFLENLKIERIKKSMSYAAKNGEVYHLWWHPHNFGRNKSENLNNLRKILEHYILLNNTYNFESLTMKDLANRILEK is encoded by the coding sequence ATGCACAATAGTAATGGTACATTCGTAATATCTTTAGATTATGAATTAATGTGGGGAGTTAGAGACAAACGAAGTGTCGAAACTTATGGTGATGCTATACTTGGTGGTCGAAATGCAATTGTAAACATGGTTGAGCTTTTTCGTAAATATAATGTTAGAGCATCATTTGCAACTGTAGGCTTTTTATTTCACAAAGACAAGGATGAGTTTTTCAAATCCTCCTTACATAATAAGCCAGATTATTCAAATAAAAAATTGTCACCGTTTCAATCAATGGAGGAAGAGTTGGGTGAAGATGAATGTGATGATCCTTATCACTACGGATGGAGTTTAACACAGTTTTTACTGAAACAACCCCATATAGAAGTTTCAACACATACGTATTCTCATTATTATTGTTTGGAAGAGGGACAAGATATTTTATCCTTTGAAAATGATATAAAAACTGCTCTTGAAACAGCAAAAAAATATAATCTTAATATAGAGACAATTATATTTCCCAGAAATCAAATTCAAAAAGAATATTTAGACCTCTGTTATAATCTAGGACTATTAGCTTATAGAGGCACAGAAAAGTCTATAATATACAAGAGCAATCCAGATAATAAACAACATATTATTAAAAGAGGTTTTCGACTATTAGACGCATATTTTAATATATCAGGGCATAACACATATACAATTGATGATCAGTATAATGATAAAATTTTAAATATTCGCTCAAGCAGCTTTCTCCGTCCTTATAGTAAAAGATTATCCTTTCTGGAAAATTTAAAAATTGAACGGATTAAAAAATCTATGTCATATGCGGCAAAAAATGGTGAGGTTTACCATTTATGGTGGCATCCACATAATTTTGGACGTAATAAATCTGAGAACCTAAATAATTTGAGAAAAATTTTAGAGCATTACATTCTCTTAAACAATACATATAATTTTGAATCTTTGACTATGAAAGATCTCGCAAATAGAATCTTAGAAAAATGA